The Triplophysa dalaica isolate WHDGS20190420 chromosome 5, ASM1584641v1, whole genome shotgun sequence genome window below encodes:
- the lmf2b gene encoding lipase maturation factor 2b, giving the protein MGEVKTPRQMFLWSLALIYVCAFASVYIQIPGLYGDDGLIPVRLLMPKVQRPLLEQFQASPSLLWLAPSLGLEPHHALELICVLGVVLSLGAVLLGLLRDSLVYLCLWALYLSIYNVGGDFLSSEWDMLLLEAGFLAVLVAPFGLLRGCSVYRIHDPVTFWLTRWLFFRLTFCTGVSKLASGDPAWWNLSALTHHFENQMSPTPLAWYVHQLPEWLLKFEAVVLLHCEIVVPLLMFFAPIRRLRLVGFYIQLFLQVGHILTGNCSLLNLLTIALSFSLLDDDHFSSSTAQKKKKKTRTWMPSLDSILVLLVELSVYVLILFSEVKLFKLQINWEEKTLSSQTDFTKKEFDEYLESIHVATIWVAVLSFTWEAVAAMLQCVCTSGVMSKLWSLLQWTVMTAAAVSIFSFSLVPYTAITGSNVFPMVREAYSAVEKYQLVGAYGIQHRVTSVEGRPEIILEGSQDGLIWKEINLMYKPGSVNAAPPIAGAHQPRLEWVMWQAAQGGHNESAWFTGLVHRLLQGRPQVVGLLQADEAQYPFSKKPPTFIKANIHKYHFTDPAEDKSNPKAWWRRSGHTKFLPIVKLDDPALKNMLEQSGLKEEFPIQPSSDTPVSQALGLMREQVKGLSGSLVISTLLATLAGIFLVKAVLSWAFGGRKPKSATADHKSKKESAEKSHGVSASSRGNKKDNSEDRKLDSERSPRKRK; this is encoded by the exons ATGGGGGAAGTAAAAACGCCCAGACAGATGTTCCTATGGAGCCTTGCGCTCATTTACGTGTGCGCTTTCGCGTCCGTCTACATCCAGATACCAG GTCTGTATGGCGATGATGGTTTGATCCCCGTGCGCCTGCTGATGCCAAAGGTGCAGCGCCCTCTGCTGGAGCAGTTTCAGGCCTCCCCATCCCTGCTGTGGCTGGCCCCGTCTCTGGGTCTGGAGCCCCATCATGCCCTGGAGCTCATCTGTGTGCTGGGAGTGGTACTGAGTCTGGGTGCTGTGCTCCTCGGGCTCCTGAGAGACAGTCTGGTCTACCTCTGTCTGTGGGCCCTCTACCTCTCAATATATAAT gtTGGGGGTGACTTCCTCAGCTCAGAATG GGACATGTTGCTGTTGGAGGCTGGCTTTCTGGCTGTGCTTGTGGCTCCGTTCGGTTTGCTGCGGGGTTGCTCCGTGTACAGGATCCACGACCCTGTGACCTTTTGGTTGACCCGCTGGCTGTTCTTTCGACTGACCTTCTGCACAGGTGTGAGTAAGCTGGCCAGCGGTGACCCTGCCTGGTGGAATCTCTCAG CGTTAACTCATCATTTTGAAAACCAGATGAGCCCCACCCCTTTAGCCTGGTACGTCCATCAGCTTCCGGAATGGTTGCTGAAGTTTGAAGCCGTGGTTCTGTTACATTGTGAGATCGTAGTGCCTCTTCTGATGTTCTTTGCCCCCATTCGGCGTTTGAGGCTTGTTGGATTTTATATTCAG CTATTTCTCCAAGTTGGCCATATCCTCACGGGCAACTGCAGTCTTCTGAATCTGTTGACCATCGCCCTGAGCTTCTCATTGCTGGATGACGATCATTTCAGCTCCTCTACTgctcaaaaaaagaagaaaaagaccAGGA catgGATGCCGTCTTTGGACTCCATCCTGGTTCTGCTAGTGGAGTTGTCCGTCTACGTCTTGATTCTGTTCAGTGAAGTGAAACTCTTCAAACTGCAGATCAACTGGGAAGAAAAAACATTGTCATCCCAAACAG atttcaCAAAAAAGGAGTTTGATGAGTATTTAGAGTCCATTCATGTCGCCACTATCTGGGTTGCTGTGCTGTCGTTCACCTGGGAAGCCGTAGCGGCCATGTTACA GTGCGTGTGCACAAGCGGCGTCATGAGCAAGCTCTGGTCCCTCTTACAGTGGACGGTCATGACGGCAGCAGCAGTGAGCATCTTCTCCTTCAGCTTG GTGCCATACACAGCCATCACAGGAAGTAACGTTTTTCCCATGGTACGAGAAGCTTACAGCGCCGTGGAGAAGTACCAGCTTGTTGGGGCATACGGTATCCAGCACAGAGTGACATCTGTTGAAGGCAGACCTGAGATCATTTTAGAAGGCAGTCAAGACGGCTTAATTTGGAAG GAAATCAATCTCATGTATAAACCAGGAAGTGTGAATGCAGCCCCACCTATAGCAGGAGCCCACCAGCCGCGCTTGGAGTGGGTGATGTGGCAGGCAGCTCAAGGGGGGCATAATGAAAGCGCTTGGTTTACTGGCCTCGTACATCGCCTCTTACAGGGCAGACCTCAAG TTGTAGGTCTGCTCCAGGCAGATGAAGCACAATATCCCTTCAGTAAGAAACCGCCAACTTTCATCAAAGCCAACATTCACAAATACCACTTCACAGATCCTGCTGAAGACAA GTCCAATCCAAAGGCGTGGTGGCGAAGGTCAGGCCATACAAAGTTTCTGCCCATTGTGAAACTAGATGACCCTGCTCTTAAGAACATGTTGGAACAGTCTGGACTGAAG GAAGAGTTCCCCATTCAGCCTAGCTCAGACACGCCTGTATCCCAAGCCCTCGGTCTCATGCGGGAGCAGGTGAAGGGTCTCTCGGGGTCCCTGGTGATTTCCACCCTGTTAGCAACTTTAGCTGGTATCTTCCTCGTCAAAGCCGTCCTGTCCTGGGCTTTTGGAGGCCGAAAACCCAAATCTGCTACAGCTGATCACAAGTCGAAAAAAGAATCTGCAGAGAAGAGCCACGGGGTATCTGCGTCCAGTCGGGGGAACAAGAAGGACAACTCGGAGGACAGGAAGTTGGACTCAGAAAGGAGCCCACGCAAGAGGAAATGA